One genomic region from Lynx canadensis isolate LIC74 chromosome E1, mLynCan4.pri.v2, whole genome shotgun sequence encodes:
- the TIAF1 gene encoding LOW QUALITY PROTEIN: TGFB1-induced anti-apoptotic factor 1 (The sequence of the model RefSeq protein was modified relative to this genomic sequence to represent the inferred CDS: inserted 2 bases in 2 codons; deleted 2 bases in 2 codons), which yields MGHRGISSPASLLREQSFLCAAXETGERSWVQILVSMGSGSQVLLGWVEQAYTDRGAYVPSGTXQPPPPSSQCVKCNDLLRLNPFHLADKFGAYPSTASLTLCPSCLDRRPNLRGKALGWELVIRKTQDGGLGQY from the exons ATGGGGCACAG GGGAATCTCATCTCCCGCTTCGCTCCTCAGAGAGCAGTCCTTTCTCTGTGCAG GAGAGACCGGTGAGCGGAGCTGGGTCCAGATTCTTGTCAGCATGGGGAGCGGCTCTCAGGTGCTTCTGGGT TGGGTTGAGCAAGCCTACACAGACAGGGGTGCATATGTACCATCTGGCA ttcagcccccacccccttcgTCTCAGTGTGTTAAGTGCAATGACCTATTAAGACTAAACCCATTCCACCTA GCCGATAAGTTCGGGGCTTATCCAAGCACTGCCTCCTTGACCCTCTGTCCAAGTTGCCTGGACCGTAGGCCCAACTTGAGAGGGAAGGCCTTGGGTTGGGAGCTTGTGATCAGAAAAACTCAAGATGGGGGTTTGGGTCAGTACTGA